In the genome of Pongo pygmaeus isolate AG05252 chromosome 9, NHGRI_mPonPyg2-v2.0_pri, whole genome shotgun sequence, one region contains:
- the LOC129008666 gene encoding olfactory receptor 52Z1P, translating to MAPFFHNHTNPQDVLYVLMGIPGLEGLHTWISIPFSFMYIVAVAGNIFLIFLIITERSLHEPMYLFLSMLASADFLLATATAPKTLAILWFHSMDISFGSCVSQMFFIHFIFVAESAILLAMAFDRYVAICYPLRYNTILTSSAVRKIGIATVVRSFFICCPFIFLVYRLTYCGRNIIPHSYCEHMGIARLACGNINVNIIYGLTVALLSTGLDIVLIIISYTMILHAVFQIPSWAARFKALSTCSSHICVILVFYTPAFFSFLAHRFGGKTIPHHIHILVANLYVLVPPMLNPIIYGVKTKQIKDGVILLFSPLMLLRLKSLF from the coding sequence ATGGCTCCTTTCTTTCACAATCACACTAATCCCCAGGATGTGTTGTATGTCCTGATGGGAATCCCAGGGCTGGAAGGCTTGCATACCTGGATCTCCAtccctttttcttttatgtaCATTGTGGCTGTTGCAGGCAATATCTTCTTGATCTTCCTGATCATAACTGAGCGCAGTCTCCATGAGCCCATGTATCTCTTCCTATCCATGCTGGCCTCAGCCGACTTCCTGCTCGCCACTGCTACAGCCCCTAAGACGCTGGCTATCCTCTGGTTCCACTCCATGGATATATCCTTTGGTAGTTGTGTGTCTCAGATGTTCTTCATACATTTCATCTTTGTGGCAGAATCTGCTATTCTCCTGGCAATGGCATTTGACCGCTATGTGGCCATCTGTTACCCACTGAGATACAACACCATTTTAACCTCATCAGCTGTCAGGAAGATTGGCATAGCAACTGTGGTCAGGAGCTTTTTCATCTGCTGTCCGTTCATCTTCCTGGTATACCGACTTACATATTGTGGGAGAAACATCATTCCTCATTCCTACTGTGAGCACATGGGCATTGCCAGATTGGCATGTGGCAATATCAATGTCAACATCATTTATGGCCTCACTGTGGCCCTACTCTCTACAGGACTGGATATTGTGCTTATCATTATATCCTACACAATGATCCTTCACGCAGTGTTTCAGATACCTTCCTGGGCTGCCAGATTCAAGGCCCTTAGTACATGCAGCTCTCATATCTGTGTCATACTTGTGTTCTATACCCCagcattcttttcatttcttgccCATCGCTTTGGAGGAAAAACCATCCCTCACCACATTCACATCCTAGTGGCCAATCTCTATGTGTTGGTGCCCCCTATGCTAAACCCCATCATTTATGGGGTGAAGACCAAACAAATTAAAGATGGAGTGATTTTGCTTTTCTCTCCTCTTATGCTGTTAAGATTAAAAAGTCTGTTTTAG